GGCGCTACGGGGTCAGGACGCCGGACATCACGCTGCTGCCCATCGGCGGCGTGGCGCGGCTGGAGCGCATCCCGGAGAAGCCGGCGCAGGAGATCGTGGTGGCGCTGGCCGGCCCGGCGGTGAACATCGTGATCGCCGGGCTGCTCTATCTCGTGCTCGGCGGCTTCGTCCCGGCCGGCAGCGTGGAGCCGCAGAACGCCGGGGTCGGCGTGCTGGAACGGCTGGCCGCGGTCAACCTGTTCCTGGCGCTGTTCAACCTGATCCCGGCCTTCCGATGGATGGCGGACGGGTGCTGCGCGCCATCCTGGCGAGCCGCAACGGCTATGTCCGCGGCACGCAGATGGCGGCCTCGGTCGGCCAGGGGGTGGCCTTCCTGCTGGGGCTGCTCGGCCTGTTCGGCAACCCGATCCTGCTGTTCATCGCGCTGTTCGTCTATCTGGGGGCGGCGTCGGAGGCCCATGCCGTGCAGATGCGCGAGGTGACCAACGGCGTCACCGTGTCGGATGCCATGATCACCCGCTTCGAGAGCCTGTCGCCGTCCAGCGTGATCGAGGATGCGGTGCAGTGCCTGCTGCGCACCACCCAGCACGAGTTCCCGGTGGTGGACGGCACCGGCCGGCTGCGCGGCGTGCTGACGCGCCAGGCGATGATCCGCGCGCTGCGCGACCTCGGCCCGCAGGCGCCGGTCCTGCAGGCGATGCAGGCGGACATCCCGACCATCCATCCCGGCCAGAAGCTGGAGGACGCGCTGCAACTGATGCGGGACGGCGAGTTGCCGGCGGTGGGGTGGTCGACGGCGCCGGCCGGCTGGTCGGGCTGGTGACGCCGGAGAATGTCGGGGAGATGATGATGGTCCACGCCGCCCGCCCCGCCCGGCCGGCGGCCGCCCGCTGACCCCGCGGACTCAGCGCGGGCGGCATTCCTGCCCGCGTGCCCGCAGAGCCTTGCAGAACCGCTCCGCCTCGTCGCGGTCGGCGAAGCCGGGGATGCGCACCGTGGTGAAGACGCGGCCGTCGCTGCTGCGTGGCCGCGGGGCGAAGACCGGTTCGCGGCCGGCCAGCAGCGGCCCGAAGACCTTCTTCAAATGGTCCCAGTCGGAGCGCGCCGTCGCTTCCGAGGCGAAGGTGCTGAGATCGACCGCGACCCCGTCCGGTTTCGCGGCGGGAGCGGGCGCCGGCAGCGCGACCGAGGGCTTGGCGGCGGCGACGGCGGCGGCGGCCCGCTGTTCGGCGGCCAGCGCCGCATCGACGCAGCCCGCAAGTTGCGGCAGGCCCTGCCCCGCCCCCTCCAGCGAATAGCCGAGCGCCTCGACGTCCTGGCCGCCGTCGAACAGCCCCTGCACGAACAGCCACTCCCCCGGCGCAACAGCTCCTGCGTCCGGTCGGTGTCCGGCAGGTCGATGATGACGCTGCGTGCCAGCAGGTCCGCCGGCGCGGGATCGGCGGCCCCTTCGTCCACCCGGTAGGTCAGCATCCGCTTCGCGCCGTCCGGCAGGCGGAAGGCCGGGTTCGACACCACCAGGAAGAAGTTGCGGCTGCGGGTCAGCGCGAAGGTCACCACGCTGTCGTCGTCGAACATCCGCACGATGGCGCAGCTTTCCAGCCGCCCCGCCCGGTCGCGGACGATGCTGCCGCTCCACAGCGGGCCGGCGTCGAACTCCTCGGCCTGCACCGGAGAGAGCGGCGCGAGGAGCAGCAGCGCTGCCGCAGCGACGGCGGAATGGAGCGGGCGGGCGATCGGCGTCATGCGCCAATCATTGCGGCCAAGCTCCGCGGCGCGTCAAGGCCGCCGCCGGCCGATCGACGCAAGGCGGCGGGGCGGGACCGCGCCGCGGCTGTTGGACCGGCCATGCGTGCCATTTCGCATGCGAAGACTTTACAGCTCCCGCCGGGATGACCATGACCATGACCGCAACCTTGCCGTGTCCATTCCCGGCCGCATCGCCGCCGCGGCACAGGCCCTGCCCGATCCCGACGATCCCGCCTTCGCCGATGCCTTCGACGAGCTGGGGCAGGCGGCGCACCGTCCTGCTCGGCGAGGCCTCGCACGGCACGTCTGAGTTCTATCGGGGGAGTTCTATCGGGCGCGGGCGGCGATCACCCGGCGGCTGGTCGAGCGGCATGGCTTCACCATCACGGCGGTGGAGGCCGACTGGCCCGACGCCGCACAGGTCGACGCGGTGGAAGCGGCGGAGGGGGAAGGCCCGCCCGAGACCTTCCCCTTCGGCCTGCAGGCCCGACCGGCCGGCGATCAGGGCCGCGGCGGGTGGTAGGAGGGCGGGTCGCCGGCCGGGACGGATTCGTCGGAGGCCTCGTCCACCACACAGGGCCGTTCAGGGAACCGCCCCGACCATCTCCACGGCGAAGTCGCCGGGCGCGACCTCCATCCCGGCCAGCCGGTCGAGCGCCTGTTCCATCCGGCGGCGGCCGGCCTGCCAGCGCTCCTCCAGCACGGGGCGGGAGAAGTCGAAGGACCGCATCTCCGCATCGCCCGGCACGGCGGTGGAGCCGACGACCATCAGGGCGGTGGCGCCGTCCCCCGCCCGTGACGCCTCGGCCAGCGCCTCCGCCAGATCTGGGTCGGCCGGGCCGGAGCCGTTGCGCCGGTCTGCAGGCAGGTGCGACGCGAGGTTGGCGAGCCGGCGGCGAAGCCGGTGGCTGCGGCGCAGCCCGTCGATCGTCCGGCGGGTCTGGCTGGACAGCAGGAGGTCGAGCTGCCGGTCCACCGACTGCCCGACGGTACGCGGCGGACCGCCCTGCCGGTCGAACAGGTCGATGGCGATGCACAGCCGGTCCTCCGCCACCGGCTCGCCGATCGCCGCCTCCAGCGGCAGGTTGGCGACCATGGCGCCGTCGCACAGCAGCCGCCCCTCGATCTCCACCGGCGGGAAGAAGGGGATGAAGCCGCAGCTGGCCAGCAGATGCTCCATCCGCAGGCCGGGGTCGCCGGCCGCAAACCGCACCTCGTCTCCGGTCACCGCGTCCACGGCCACCACGGTCAACGGCAGTTCGCCGCCGTTCAGCCGGTCGAAATCGACCAGGCGGGCCAGCGTCGTGCGCAGCGGCCCCAGGTCGAAGAGGCTGGCGTCCCCCGGCATGCCGGGCAGCAGGGACAGGGCGCCGGGCAGGCGCGGCCGGAACACCCCCGGGCTGCCGAGCAACGGCGACTGCAGCGCCCGCGCCCGCCCGTCGCCGACCAGCGGCCCGAACAGCGGGCTGCTGAGCAGGGGGCTGCCGATCACCAGCCTGTCCTGTGTCGCCGCGTCCCAGAAGCGCCGCAGCGCCTCCACCCGCGCCTCCGGCGGGTTGCCGGCGATCAGCGCGGCGTTGACCGCCCCGATGGAGACGGCCACCACCCGCTGCGGCAGGAGCCCGCGCTCGTGCAGCACTTCATAGGCGCCGGCCTGGAAGGCGCCGAGCGCATTGCCGCCGGACAGCACCAGGGTCAGCGGCAGGGTCGTCGCGCCGGTCATGCCGCCCGCCTCACCCCCTGCACCGGCCGGGACCGCCGGGAGGCTTCCGCGCCGGTCCGCTGCCAGCGCCGCCACGCCATGATGCCGAGCGGCAGGCCGATCAGCGCCAGGGTCAGCACCGGCACCCCGCCGTCGTTCGGCCCCTTGCGCCAGCCGCCATGGACCGCCGCCCCGTCGCGCATCGGCTCGAACAGGGTGCCGGTCGTCTCGTCGCCCGGCTGGTCGGCGAGGAAGCCGTCGTTGAGCGCCCGGCCGTTGACCCGCGTCATCAGGGAGGGGACCAGCCGCTTCGCCGCGATGGCCGCCTTGCCGGCGCCGCCGATGATGACCTCGGCCCGGGGGCTGGTCACCAGCCCGACCACGGCGCGGGCCACCTTCTCCGGCGTATAGACCGGCGGAGCGGCGCGGACGCGGTGGTGGCTGTAGTTGGCCGCATGCTGGAAGAAGGGGGTGTCGATGACCGACGGCAGGATGGTGCAGATGTGGATGTCCGGCTGGTCCAGCACCTCCTGGCGCAGCGCCTCCGAAAAGCCGCGCACGGCGAACTTGCTGGTGGCGTAGGCGGTCGAGTCCGGCTTGGCGAGACGCCCGACGATGGAGGCGTTGCTGATAAGCACGCCGTGCCCCTGGGCGCGGAACTGCCGCATCGCCGCCTTGGCGCCATACATGCAGCCGAAGACGTTCGTTTCGATCACCCGGCGCCAGACGTCGGAGGGAATGTCCTCGAACCGGCCGAAGACGCCGACGCCGGCATTGTTGAACCACACGTCGATGTGGCCGAAGCGGGCGACGGTGTGGCGGGCCAGCCGCTCCACCGCCGCCTCGTCCGTCATGTCGGTGGGCACCGCGACGGCCTTGCCGCCGAGGTCCCGGCATTCGTCCGCCGCCTCCGCCAGCATCTCCGGCCGGCGGGCGGCGAGGACGACGGTGGCGCCGCGGCCGGCGAAGGCATGGGCGGTGGCCCGGCCGATGCCGCTGGACGCGCCCGTGATGACGACCACCATCCCGTCGAAGGATCGGTCCATGAGTGTGCTCCCCGGCTCGCTGCTGCATCGCAACAACATGCGGGGGAGGAATCAGTCACGCGGACTCGTGCTGGGTTTCGCGCCGGGCGTCATGGCGCAGCAGCCCGCGGCCGGCCGCGTCGCCGGAGGGCAGCGCGTCGGGCTCCCCCGCTCCCTCCTCCTCGATGACGCCGATGCGGTGGCGGTAGATCATCTCGCCGCCGGCCCAGGCGGTAACGCCGAGCAGCGCCGTGGTGGCCGCCGAAAGGGCGAGCCCGCGCGGCACCACCGCATCCTCGGGATCGTCGCGGCGGGCGAGCAGGTTGGCGAGCGACAGGGCAAGAACGGTGGCGTTGCCGATCGCGTGGAGCGGGCCGACCGCATGCTTGCGCGCCCGCGGGATCGACAGGTAGTCGGCGGCGCCGGCGGTCGCGGCCACCACGCCCGAGGCGAGGCCCAGCCGCAGCATCCATTGCGAGGTGCGCGCCCAGAAGGGATCGCCGGTGCGCCAGTAGGCGACGTCGGTGCCGAGCGTCGCGGTCAGGAAGGCCACCGGATAGGGAATGAGGACGGGGTGGATCGGGTGGCGGCCGATCGCCGCGGCGCTGGTGGCGCCGGTCCGTTCATCGGAAGAGGTCCTGGGTCCCGCGTTGCGGACGGCCCGCAGCGTATCCTTCACCGCCATGTCGCGCACTCCCTGCTGTCGGCGTTCCCGGCCGCCGGGGCCGGTGGTCGCTCCTGCCAACAGGCGCATGCGCCAACTGGTTCGCAAGGCGGGCGAGGAATCCCGCTGTGCAGGGACACCCCCGGCCGGGGCGGGCCGGCCGGGGGACCCCGTCGTCAGTGCGAGGACGCGGCGGCGGCGCCGATCCCCGTCTGCGACCGGACATACTGGTCGTCGTAGGCGGCGATCTCCGCCCGCGCGCGCTGGCTGTTGTCCAGCTTCGACACCAGGATGGTGACGATGAAGGCCAGCGACATGGAGAACAGCGCCGGATGCTCGTAGGGGAAGACCGGCGTGGCGTAGCCCAGCACCGCCACCCACACGGTCTTCGACAGCACCACCAGCGCCACCGCCGAGACGAGGCCGCTGAAGCCGCCCCACAGCGCGCCGCGGGTGGTCAGCCCCTTCCAGTACATGGAGAGGATCAGCACCGGGAAGTTGACCGACGCCGCGATGCCGAAGGTCAGGCCGACCAGGAAGGCGACGTTCTGCTTCTCGAACACGATGCCGAGGATCACGCCGACCACGCCGAGCGCCAGCGAGGACAGCTTGGAGACGCGCATCTCCTCGGCCTCCGTCGCCTGGCCCTTGCGGATGATGCGGGCGTAGAGGTCGTGCGCGATGGCCGAGGCGCCGGCCAAGGCCAGCCCGGCGACCACCGCCAGGATGGTGGCGAAGGCGACCGCCGACATGAAGCCCAGCAGCACGTCGCCGCCCATGGCGTGGGCGAGGTGCATGATCGGCATGTTGCCGCCGCCGAGCAGCTTGCCGCCGACCACGCCGCCCTCGAAATACTGCGGGTTGGCGCCGACGATGGAGATCGCGGCCATGCCCAGCACCGCCACCACCAGGAAGAACATCCCGATCAGGCCGGAGGCGACGAAGACGCTCTTGCGCGCCTCCTTGGCGTTGGGGACGGTGAAGAAGCGCATCATGATGTGCGGCAGGGCGGCGGTGCCGAACACCAGCCCCAGCGACATCGACACGGTGGAGACCGGATCGGCCAGCAGGCTGCCCGGCCCCATGATCTTCGGCCCGGCCTTGTGCGTCTCGATCGCCTTGGCGGCGATGGCCTCCAGGCTGAAGCCGAACTGCGACAGGGTCAGCACCAGGAGCAGCAGGCCGCCGCCCAGCATCAGGCAGGCCTTGATGATCTGCACCCAGGTGGTGGCGATCATGCCGCCGAAGGTGACGTAGATCACCATCAGCACGCCGACCAGCACCACGGCCACCGCATAGTCGAGCCCGAACAGCAGCTTGATGAGCTGGCCGGCGCCGACCATCTGGACGATCAGGTAGCAGATGACGACGGTCAGCGAGCCCAGCGCCGCGAAGGTGCGGACACTCGACTGGTCGAGCCGGTAGGAGGCGATGTCCGCGAAGGTGTAGCGGCCGAGGTTGCGCAGCCGCTCCGCCATCAGGAACAGGATGATCGGCCAGCCGACGAAGAAGCTGACGGTGTAGGCCACCCCGTCGAACCCCGTCGCGTAGACGAGGCTGGACAGGCCGAGCAGGGTCGCCGCCGACATGTAGTCGCCCGCGATGGCAAGGCCGTTCTGGAAGCCGGAGATGCCGCCGCCCGCCGTGTAGAAATCCGAGGCCGACCGGGTGCGCTTGGCCGCCCAGTAGGTGATGCCCAGCGTCAGCCCCACGAAGGCGACGAACATGGCGATGGCGGTCGGGTTGATGGCCTGCTTGTCCGCGGCCCCCATGTCGCCGGCGGCGATGGCCGGGCCGGCGGCCAGAAGGGCCGCCGTCAGCGCGGCGGCGAGAATCCTGATGCTCATTTCCGGCTCTCCGCCACGATCTGGTTGTTGAGGTCCTCGAACTCGCCATTGGCGAAGTAGGAATAGACCCCGGTCAGCAGCCAGGAGACGACGATCACCACGGCGGCGATGGGGAAGCCGATGCTGAGCGCGCCGCCTTCCGCGACGGGGCTGCGCAGCAGGTCGGGGGCGAAGGCGACCACCATCATCAGCGCGTAGTAGGCGCCCAGCACGATCAGCGACAGGACCAGCGCCAGCCGGCCGCGCCGGGCGACGAGCTGCTGGAATTTCGGATTGGCGCGAACCCGTTGGTAGACCGGATCCGACATTGTTTCCTCCTGGTTACTTATTGCTGGGGAGGGACGCTATCCGATCAGTGTTTCTGAAATACCCCGGGAATGTTGCAGATTGTTGCCGGACATTGCGTCGCAGCAGGGAGCACGGGCGGAGCGCGCCGCCCCGGGGCGATCCCCGGCGATCCCCATTGCCCGAGGCCCGCCCGCGGTGCCAAAGTGGCCGTCGCCCCCCGATCCGCCGGCCTCCAGGCCCGACCCCATGCTCCGCTCCCGGCTGTTCCTCCGCCTGTTCTCGACCATGCTGCTGCTGGTGGGGCTGTTCTCCTCGGCCTACTACCTGCTGTCGGTGCCGCTGGTGGAGGAGAAGGCCTATCAGATCGAGCTGGATGCCAGCCGCACCATCCTCGACAACGTGCACGAGCTGGTGGGCCGGATCCGCAGCGGCCTGGACGAGCAGCGCTCGGCCATCATCGACGGCTTCCGCAACGAGATGCGGCTGACCGTCTCCCTGGCGGCGGGCTACATGGATTATGTCTTCGCCCGGATGGAGCACGGCGAGATCGGCCGCGAGGAGGCGGAACGGCTGGTCTTCGACGGGCTGAAGGCCTTCCGCCACGGGCGCGACGACTATATCTGGGTCACCGACTACGGCTCGCGCATCCTGTCGCACCCCGACCCCGACTATGCCGGCCGCAACGTCGCCGAGTTGCAGGACGAACAGGGGCGCTACATCCTGCCGACCATCATCGAGCGCGCCCGGCGCGAGGGCGAGGGCTATCACACCTATCCCTGGCGCCGTTCGGCCGGCGGGCAGCCGGTGCAGAAGATGTCCTATTTCCGCCATCTGCCGGAATACCGGCTGGTGATCGGGGCCGGCGCCTGGCTGGACCGGATCGACGCCGCGGTGGAGCGCCGCAAGGCCGAGGCGATCGAGGATCTGCGCCAGGCCCTGCGCAACATCCGCATCGCCCGCACGGGATACGTCTACATCTTCGATTCCGCCGGCGGATGATCATCCACCCGAACCCGAACATCGAGGGCGCGGCCTTCGGCGACATGAAGGACCCGGCGACCGGCGAGTTCATCGCCGAGGCGCTGATGCGGGCGGCGCAGGAGGGGCGCTACCTGCGCTACATGTGGGACAAGCCGAGCGACCCCAACAACTACGCCTATGAGAAGATCAGCTGGGTCCGGCATTTCCCGGAGCTGGACTGGTACATCGCCTCCAGCGTCTACGAGGAGGAGCTGCGCAGCTCCTCCACCGTGCTGCGCAACCGGCTGTTCGGCATCTCGCTGGCGGTGACGGCGATCGGCGGGGCGCTCGGCTGGGTCGGCACCCGCTGGCTGGTCGGCCCGCTGCAACGGCTGGCCGGGACCGCGGACCAGGTGCGCGCCGGGAACCTGGACGTGCAGAGCGGCATCCGCCGCAACGACGAGATCGGCGTGCTGGCCGCCACCTTCGACGGGATGATCGGCCGGGTGCGCGACGACATCGCCACGCTGGACAGCCGCGTCAAGGAGCGCACCGCGGCGCTGGAGGAGGCGGAGGCGCGGCAGCGGCTGATCCTCGACGCCATCCCCGCCGCCATCGCCTATCTGGACGGGGCGGAGCGGCTGCGCTTCGTCAACCGCCGCTGGCGCGAACTGGCCGGGCACGATGCCGACGACGTGCTGGACCGCCGCCTGGACGAGGTGCTGGACGCCGACGCCTACCGCCGCCTGTCGCCCCATCTGGAGCGCACCCGCGCCGGGGAGGCCGCCAGCTTCGAGGACGGCGGCACCGGCCGCGACGGCCGGCCGCTGGTCACCCGGACCATGCTGATCCCGCAGCGCAACGCGCGGGGGGCGACGGTCGGATTCTTCGTGCTGTCGCTGGACGTGACCGAGGAGCGCGAGGCACAGCGCCAGCTTCTGGAGGCGCAGAGGCTGAAGGCGGTCGGGCAGCTCTCCGGCGGGCTGGCGCACGACTTCAACAACCTGCTGTCGATCATCCTCGGCAACCTGTCGGTGGCGCGGGAGCGCTTCGCCGGGCTGGAGGATCTCGCCGCCTGCCTGGAGCCCGCGCTGCGGGCGAGCCGGCGCGGCGCCGACATCACGGCCCGCCTGCTGGCCTTCGCCCGCCGCCAGCCGCTGAAGCCGCAGCCGGTCGAGGTGCGGCTGCTGGTGCGGGAGATGACGGTGCTGCTGAGCCGCAGCCTGCCCGCCTCCATCACCATCGAGACGCCCACCATCGGAACGCCGGCCATCGGGACCCCGGCCATCGGGACCCCGGCCGACCCGGCGGGCGGCGCCGACGGCATCTGGGTGGTGGCCGACCCGGCGCAGCTGGAGAACGCGCTGGTCAATCTGGCGCTGAACGCCCGCGATGCGATGCCGCAGGGCGGCGTCCTGACCCTGTCGGTGCAGGAGCGCGCGGAGGTCGAGACGGCGGGCTTCGACGAGCCGCCCGCCCCCGGCCGCTATGTCGAGATCGCCGTGCGCGACACCGGCTGCGGCTTCGCCCCGGAAGGGCTGGCGCGCGCCTTCGAGCCCTTCTTCACCACCAAGTCGCTGGGCTCCGGCCTGGGGCTGTCGATGGTCTACGGCTTCGTCAAGCAGTCGGGCGGCTATATCCGCATCGACAGCGCGGCGGGGGCCGGGGCCGCCATCACCCTGCTGCTTCCGCGGGCCGACGCGCCCGAGCGGGAGGACCTGCCCGGCGGCGAGCCGGACGACCAGCCGGCGCCGCGCTGGAGCGGCCAGCTCGCCCTGGTGGCGGAGGATGACGACGACGTCCGGCAGGTGATGCGCAAACAACTGATGGAGCTGGGGTTTTCCGTCATGGAGGCGGCGAGCGGGGACGAGGCGATGGAACTGCTCGACCAGCTCGACGACCTGCGGCTGCTGGTGTCGGACATCGTCATGCCCGGGGTGTCGGGGCTGCAGCTCGCCCGCCATCTGCGGGTGGCGCGGCCGGACGTGCAGGTGATCCTGATCAGCGGCTTCTCCGTAGAGGAGATCGACGAGCGCGAGGGGCTGGTCATTCTCGGCAAACCATGGGACAAGAAGGATCTGGCGGCTGCGGTCCGGATACCGGCGGCCGTTTAGGGGAAGAAGCGCGCTCGGCACAAGAACGGGAAAAGAAAAGGCGATGGGCGGGAGGAAGCTGATCTACGTCGTCGACGACGATCCGGACATCCGCGACTTGCTGCGGACGGTGCTGGAGGGATTCGGTTTTTCGGCTGCCTTCTTCGCCTCCGGCCAGGCGGTGCGGACGGCCATCCGCCGCGAGGTGCCGGACGTCTGCATCGTCGATCTCGGGCTTCCCGACATGGACGGGCTGACGCTGGTCCGCGAACTGTCGGAGGACGTGCGCTTCGCCGTCATCGTGCTGACCGGGCGGGGCGACGTGTCCGACCGGGTGCTGGGGCTGGAGCTGGGCGCCGACGACTACATCGTGAAGCCGTTCGAGCCGCGGGAGCTGGTTGCCCGCGTCAAGACGGTGATCCGCCGCCGCGAGCAGCTGATCGCCAACGCCCGCGGCATCGGGTCCGACAAGGCGCGCTTCGGCGGCTGGACCTTCGACCTCGGCGCGTTGACCCTGACCGCCGACGACGGCCGGCGCGAGACGCTGACCGCGGCGGAGGCGGCTCTGCTGGTCGCCCTGCTGAAGGCGCCGCGCCGGGTGCTGACGCGCGAGCAGCTCCAGGGGCCGGAGCTGGACCGCGAGGACATCCCCTTCGACCGCGCGATCGATGTGCGCATCTCCCGCATCCGCCGCAAGATCGAGGCCGATCCGCGCTCGCCCAAGCTGATCCGCACGGTGTACGGCGCCGGCTATCTGTTCACCGCCGACGTGACCTGGCTGAGCTGAGGCGGAGGGCGGGCGGCGGAGGGCGGGGGTCGGACGCCCCCCGCACGATTCGCCGGACTTACAATTCGTCATATTTGGGAGACAGTTGAGAAAAGCCGAACCGCTACCCTCCACGCCAACGCCGCGACGAACGCGACGACTGCGACCGCGACGATCGCGATGCCCTGGGGAGAAACGGTTCGATGAGTGCGACCAGTCCGTACGACCTTCATCTCGACAAGACCGCCGCCAACTATGTCCCGCTGACCCCGCTGACCTTCCTGGAGCGGGCGGCCAGCGTGTGGCCCGACCGTCTGGCGGTGGTCCACGGCCCGGTGCGCCGGACCTGGGCGGAAACCGCGCTGCGCTGCCGCAAGCTGGCCTCGGCGCTCGCCAAGCGCGGCATCGGCAAGGGCGACACGGTGGCGATGCTGGCCGCCAACACGCCCGAACTGTTCGAGGCGCATTTCGGCGTGCCGCTGGCCGGCGCCGTGCTGAACGCCATCAACACCCGCCTGGACGCCGCCGCCATCACCTTCATCCTGGAGCATGGCGAGGCCAAGCTGCTGATCTGCGACCGCGAGTTCGCCAAGGTCGGCAAGCCGGCGGTCGCGGCGATGAAGACCCCGATCCCGGTGATCGACATCGACGACCCGCAGTTCACCGGCGGCGAGCTGTTCGGCGAATGCGATTACGAGGCGCTGGTCGCCGGCGGCGAGGATGACTATCCCTGGGTGATGCCGGCCGACGAGTGGGACGCCATCGCGCTGAACTACACCTCCGGCACCACGGGCAACCCGAAGGGCGTCGTCTACCACCACCGCGGCGCCTACCTGAACGCGGTGTCCAACGCGCTGTCCTGGAGCATGGGCGAGGCGCCGGTCTATCTGTGGACGCTGCCGATGTTCCACTGCAACGGCTGGTGCTTCCCCTGGACGATGGCGGTGGTCGCCGGCACCTCGGTCTGCCTGCGGGCCGTGCGGGTCGACGCGGTGCTGAACGCCATCCGCGAGGAGGGGGTGACGCATTTCTGCGGCGCGCCGATCGTGCTGAACATGATCAACAACGCCCCGGCCGAGCTGAAGCAGGGCATCGACCGCAAGATCAAGGTGATGACCGCCGGCGCCGCCCCGCCCGCCGCGGTGATCGCCGGAGCCGAGCGGATGGGCTGGGAGGTCACCCACGTCTATGGCCTGACGGAGGTCTACGGCCCCGTCACGCTCTGCGTCTGGCAGGACAAGTGGAACGACCTGCCGCTGGACCACAAGGCGGCGCTGAAGGCGCGCCAGGGCGTGCGCGGCCCGATGCTGGAGGCGGTGATGGTCGCCAGCCCCGACACGCTGGAGCCGGTGCCGAAGGACGGGATGACGGTCGGCGAGATCTTCATGCGCGGCAACAACGTGATGAAGGGCTACCTGAAGAACCCGGCGGCGACCGAGGAGTCCTTCCGCGGCGGCTGGTTCCACACCGGCGACCTCGGCGTCTGGCACGAGGACGGCTATCTGGAGATCAAGGACCGCTCCAAGGACATCATCATCTCCGGCGGCGAGAACATCTCCTCCATCGAGGTGGAGGACGTGCTGTACCGCCATCCCGACGTGCTGGAGGCGGCGGTGGTCGCCCGCCATGACGAGAAGTGGGGCGAGACGCCCTGCGCCTTCGTCACGCTGAAGGACGGGGCGGCGACGACGGAGGCCGACATCATCGCCTTCTGCCGCGCCAACCTCGCCCACTTCAAGGTGCCGCGGACGGTGGTGTTCCAGCCGCTGCCGAAGACCTCCACCGGCAAGATCCAGAAATTCATCCTGCGCCAGCGGGTCAAGGAGCTGTAACGATGAAGGTGCTGTGCGCCGTCAAGCGGGTCGTCGACTACAACGTCAAGATCCGCGTCAAGGCCGACCAGTCCGGCGTGGATACGGCCAACGTCAAGTTCTCCATGAACCCCTTCGACGAGATCGCCGTGGAAGAGGCGGTCCGCCTGAAGGAGGCCGGCAAGGCGACCGAGGTGGTCGCCGTGTCGCTGGGCAGCGCGCAGTCGCAGGAGACGCTGCGCACCGCGCTGGCGCTGGGGGCCGACCGCGCCATCCTGGTGGAGAGCGACGCCGAGCTGCAGCCGCTGGCGGTCGCCAAGCTGCTGAAGGCGGTGATCGAGAAGGAGCAGCCGCAGGTCGTCATCCTGGGCAAGCAGGCGATCGACGACGACAGCAACCAGACCGGCCAGATGCTGGCGGCCCTGCTCGGCTGGAGCCAGGGCACCTTCGCCTCCAAGGTCGCGATCGGCGACGGCACCGTCACGGTGACCCGCGAGATCGACGGCGGGCTGGAGACGGTGGACCTGACCCTGCCGGCGGTGGTGACCGCCGACCTGCGGCTGAACGAGCCGCGCTATGCCTCGCTGCCCAACATCATGAAGGCCAAGAAGAAGCCGCTCGACACGGTGAAGGCGGAGAGCCTGGGGGTGGACATCGCGCCGCGGCTGAAGACGCTGAAGGTGGCGGAACCGCCGTCGCGCAAGGCCGGCATCAAGGTGCCGGACGTGGCGGCCCTGGTCGAGAAGCTGAAGACCGAAGCGAAGGTGATCTGACGATGCGCAT
Above is a genomic segment from Azospirillum thermophilum containing:
- a CDS encoding SPOR domain-containing protein — encoded protein: MQGLFDGGQDVEALGYSLEGAGQGLPQLAGCVDAALAAEQRAAAAVAAAKPSVALPAPAPAAKPDGVAVDLSTFASEATARSDWDHLKKVFGPLLAGREPVFAPRPRSSDGRVFTTVRIPGFADRDEAERFCKALRARGQECRPR
- a CDS encoding patatin-like phospholipase family protein; amino-acid sequence: MTGATTLPLTLVLSGGNALGAFQAGAYEVLHERGLLPQRVVAVSIGAVNAALIAGNPPEARVEALRRFWDAATQDRLVIGSPLLSSPLFGPLVGDGRARALQSPLLGSPGVFRPRLPGALSLLPGMPGDASLFDLGPLRTTLARLVDFDRLNGGELPLTVVAVDAVTGDEVRFAAGDPGLRMEHLLASCGFIPFFPPVEIEGRLLCDGAMVANLPLEAAIGEPVAEDRLCIAIDLFDRQGGPPRTVGQSVDRQLDLLLSSQTRRTIDGLRRSHRLRRRLANLASHLPADRRNGSGPADPDLAEALAEASRAGDGATALMVVGSTAVPGDAEMRSFDFSRPVLEERWQAGRRRMEQALDRLAGMEVAPGDFAVEMVGAVP
- a CDS encoding SDR family oxidoreductase, whose amino-acid sequence is MDRSFDGMVVVITGASSGIGRATAHAFAGRGATVVLAARRPEMLAEAADECRDLGGKAVAVPTDMTDEAAVERLARHTVARFGHIDVWFNNAGVGVFGRFEDIPSDVWRRVIETNVFGCMYGAKAAMRQFRAQGHGVLISNASIVGRLAKPDSTAYATSKFAVRGFSEALRQEVLDQPDIHICTILPSVIDTPFFQHAANYSHHRVRAAPPVYTPEKVARAVVGLVTSPRAEVIIGGAGKAAIAAKRLVPSLMTRVNGRALNDGFLADQPGDETTGTLFEPMRDGAAVHGGWRKGPNDGGVPVLTLALIGLPLGIMAWRRWQRTGAEASRRSRPVQGVRRAA
- a CDS encoding DUF2231 domain-containing protein, encoding MAVKDTLRAVRNAGPRTSSDERTGATSAAAIGRHPIHPVLIPYPVAFLTATLGTDVAYWRTGDPFWARTSQWMLRLGLASGVVAATAGAADYLSIPRARKHAVGPLHAIGNATVLALSLANLLARRDDPEDAVVPRGLALSAATTALLGVTAWAGGEMIYRHRIGVIEEEGAGEPDALPSGDAAGRGLLRHDARRETQHESA
- the actP gene encoding cation/acetate symporter ActP — translated: MSIRILAAALTAALLAAGPAIAAGDMGAADKQAINPTAIAMFVAFVGLTLGITYWAAKRTRSASDFYTAGGGISGFQNGLAIAGDYMSAATLLGLSSLVYATGFDGVAYTVSFFVGWPIILFLMAERLRNLGRYTFADIASYRLDQSSVRTFAALGSLTVVICYLIVQMVGAGQLIKLLFGLDYAVAVVLVGVLMVIYVTFGGMIATTWVQIIKACLMLGGGLLLLVLTLSQFGFSLEAIAAKAIETHKAGPKIMGPGSLLADPVSTVSMSLGLVFGTAALPHIMMRFFTVPNAKEARKSVFVASGLIGMFFLVVAVLGMAAISIVGANPQYFEGGVVGGKLLGGGNMPIMHLAHAMGGDVLLGFMSAVAFATILAVVAGLALAGASAIAHDLYARIIRKGQATEAEEMRVSKLSSLALGVVGVILGIVFEKQNVAFLVGLTFGIAASVNFPVLILSMYWKGLTTRGALWGGFSGLVSAVALVVLSKTVWVAVLGYATPVFPYEHPALFSMSLAFIVTILVSKLDNSQRARAEIAAYDDQYVRSQTGIGAAAASSH
- a CDS encoding DUF485 domain-containing protein → MSDPVYQRVRANPKFQQLVARRGRLALVLSLIVLGAYYALMMVVAFAPDLLRSPVAEGGALSIGFPIAAVVIVVSWLLTGVYSYFANGEFEDLNNQIVAESRK
- a CDS encoding cache domain-containing protein, with the protein product MLRSRLFLRLFSTMLLLVGLFSSAYYLLSVPLVEEKAYQIELDASRTILDNVHELVGRIRSGLDEQRSAIIDGFRNEMRLTVSLAAGYMDYVFARMEHGEIGREEAERLVFDGLKAFRHGRDDYIWVTDYGSRILSHPDPDYAGRNVAELQDEQGRYILPTIIERARREGEGYHTYPWRRSAGGQPVQKMSYFRHLPEYRLVIGAGAWLDRIDAAVERRKAEAIEDLRQALRNIRIARTGYVYIFDSAGG